Proteins encoded in a region of the Bacteroidales bacterium genome:
- a CDS encoding DUF4956 domain-containing protein — MRKIKFVFTCFLFMLLCMPATISVKAQMPVPTDETVQTTTTDDTNASNEKKKKDKDVIEITDKFFYNLGINLASILLIILLVYYPNYRKMEYIFTYFMFNIVIYLLTYVLNEVKISMGAAFGLFAVFSMLRYRTEGISMKDMTYLFIFIGMGLISAIQLEYYELSIINGILIIVTYIMDGNLIFKKELSKSVQYENIELIRPERHTELIEDLKKRTGLNIQRITIRKIDFLRDVAVVRIYYYEK; from the coding sequence ATGAGAAAAATTAAATTTGTTTTTACCTGTTTTCTTTTTATGCTTCTTTGCATGCCTGCAACGATCAGCGTAAAAGCACAAATGCCTGTTCCTACTGATGAAACTGTTCAAACAACAACAACTGACGATACAAATGCCAGCAATGAGAAGAAGAAAAAAGATAAGGATGTTATTGAAATCACCGATAAGTTTTTTTATAATCTTGGAATTAACCTCGCCAGTATTCTTCTGATTATTTTATTGGTATACTATCCTAACTACCGTAAAATGGAGTATATCTTTACTTATTTCATGTTTAATATTGTTATTTATCTTCTAACATATGTATTGAATGAAGTCAAAATATCAATGGGTGCGGCATTCGGGCTGTTTGCCGTTTTTTCAATGCTGCGATACCGTACCGAAGGAATTTCAATGAAAGACATGACTTATCTTTTCATTTTTATTGGAATGGGTTTGATTAGCGCTATACAGCTTGAATATTATGAGTTGTCAATTATCAATGGTATTTTAATTATTGTTACTTATATCATGGATGGAAATTTAATTTTCAAAAAAGAATTATCCAAATCCGTACAGTATGAAAATATTGAACTGATAAGACCTGAACGTCATACGGAATTAATTGAAGACCTTAAAAAACGTACAGGACTAAATATTCAACGAATTACCATTAGAAAAATTGATTTCTTACGCGATGTTGCTGTTGTAAGGATTTATTATTACGAAAAATAA
- a CDS encoding AAA family ATPase yields the protein MTNAELNKLLHENFAYTPTEGQSEFLKLTAEFLLDREERNVLIMKGYAGTGKTTIVKSVVDVLEKYNHSCMLLAPTGRSAKVLSNYSAKPAFTIHKKIYKLRPGADGAMQLILLPNLHKNTLFIVDEASMIQNNSGSDRVGFFPMRSLLDDLMEYVFNGNNCRLVLIGDTAQLPPIGMEASPALDENYMKAAFGIQLRSYELTEVVRQESMSGILQNATIIRKKIKEEKNNIPKIKSCADVLFINGAELEDAIQQAYTDYGEEETIILCRSNKRANIFNAQIRARILRRESEISGGDLMMVVKNNYFWLNENSASAFIANGEMIKIQRVKSTKELYGFRFAEAQIKLVDFPDESSFDTILLLDTITSEQSALSNPNNKKLYENILEDYADIPEKRKRLTKVREDKFYNALQVKFSYAVTCHKAQGGQWKAVFVDFGYLAENSYNQEFLRWFYTAVTRATEKLYLVNTPETLIDQKVK from the coding sequence ATGACTAATGCCGAATTGAACAAATTGCTTCACGAAAATTTCGCTTATACGCCTACTGAAGGTCAATCCGAATTTTTAAAACTTACTGCAGAATTCCTTCTTGACAGGGAAGAAAGAAATGTATTAATAATGAAGGGATATGCAGGTACCGGCAAAACTACAATTGTAAAATCGGTAGTTGATGTACTGGAAAAATACAACCACTCATGTATGTTATTAGCGCCAACAGGGCGTTCAGCAAAAGTGTTATCGAATTATTCTGCGAAACCGGCATTTACCATTCATAAAAAAATATATAAACTTCGTCCCGGTGCCGATGGCGCGATGCAACTAATACTTTTGCCTAATCTTCATAAGAATACATTATTTATTGTTGATGAGGCATCAATGATCCAGAATAATTCGGGAAGCGACAGGGTAGGCTTTTTCCCGATGCGTTCATTGCTTGATGATTTAATGGAATATGTTTTTAACGGAAATAATTGCCGCCTGGTGTTAATCGGGGATACCGCGCAATTACCGCCAATAGGCATGGAAGCAAGTCCCGCATTAGATGAGAATTATATGAAAGCTGCTTTTGGAATCCAATTACGTTCATATGAATTAACAGAAGTGGTAAGGCAGGAGAGTATGTCGGGAATTCTTCAAAATGCAACAATAATCAGAAAAAAAATTAAGGAAGAAAAAAATAATATACCTAAAATAAAAAGTTGCGCCGACGTTCTTTTTATTAATGGTGCTGAGCTGGAAGATGCCATTCAGCAGGCTTACACCGATTACGGGGAAGAGGAAACAATAATTTTATGCCGTTCGAATAAAAGAGCGAATATTTTTAATGCCCAGATAAGAGCAAGAATACTGCGGCGTGAGTCCGAAATTTCAGGCGGCGATTTAATGATGGTTGTGAAGAATAATTATTTCTGGCTGAACGAAAATTCAGCATCTGCATTTATTGCCAATGGAGAAATGATTAAAATACAAAGAGTAAAAAGCACAAAAGAACTTTACGGGTTTCGTTTTGCCGAAGCACAAATAAAACTTGTTGATTTTCCTGATGAATCGTCGTTTGATACGATACTTCTTCTCGATACAATTACTTCAGAGCAGTCGGCATTAAGTAATCCCAATAATAAAAAACTTTATGAAAATATTCTTGAAGATTATGCTGATATTCCTGAGAAACGAAAACGTCTGACTAAAGTAAGAGAAGATAAATTCTATAATGCATTACAGGTTAAATTTTCATATGCAGTAACATGTCATAAAGCACAGGGGGGACAATGGAAAGCTGTGTTTGTTGATTTTGGGTATTTAGCTGAAAACAGCTATAATCAAGAATTCTTACGATGGTTTTATACCGCTGTAACCCGCGCTACCGAAAAATTATACCTTGTCAATACTCCTGAAACATTGATCGATCAGAAGGTAAAATAA
- a CDS encoding polyphosphate polymerase domain-containing protein: MTNKLSDILKTFHTITLAEMDNVKLMDRTDTKFVFRSDFLPVLLKDMVEHYRVLEVNGIIPNRYETLYFDSEKLDFYRQHHNGKLNRYKVRYRQYVESQLNFFEIKFKSNKRRTIKERVKRKKIHEEIEGKAEELLSNTTQICPESLVPQLWVYYYRMTFVNKLGGERLTVDFDLSFKDENNTSSYPALVIAEVKRGKSGHSPFIELMRKHHISSDSISKYCLGILSLKPDVKKNRFKMKLRTINKLCYEKN, from the coding sequence TTGACCAATAAATTATCTGACATATTAAAAACCTTTCATACCATTACCCTTGCGGAAATGGATAATGTAAAACTGATGGACCGGACAGATACCAAGTTCGTGTTCAGAAGTGATTTCCTGCCTGTTCTTTTAAAAGATATGGTTGAACATTATCGTGTGCTTGAAGTAAATGGAATTATCCCTAACCGTTACGAAACTTTATACTTTGATTCCGAGAAGCTCGATTTTTACAGGCAGCATCACAACGGAAAACTTAACAGGTATAAAGTTCGCTACCGCCAATATGTGGAATCGCAACTTAATTTCTTTGAAATAAAATTCAAAAGCAATAAACGCAGAACTATAAAAGAGCGTGTAAAACGGAAAAAAATACATGAAGAAATAGAAGGTAAAGCTGAGGAATTACTTTCCAATACTACACAAATATGTCCCGAATCGCTGGTACCTCAATTATGGGTATATTATTACCGTATGACATTTGTAAATAAATTAGGTGGTGAAAGGTTAACTGTTGATTTTGATTTAAGTTTTAAAGACGAAAACAACACTTCTTCCTATCCTGCATTAGTTATAGCTGAAGTAAAAAGAGGAAAATCGGGGCACTCCCCTTTTATTGAATTAATGAGAAAACATCATATTTCATCTGATTCCATTAGCAAATACTGCCTGGGGATTTTAAGCCTGAAACCCGATGTGAAAAAAAATCGATTTAAAATGAAATTAAGAACTATAAATAAACTGTGTTATGAGAAAAATTAA
- a CDS encoding CotH kinase family protein, translated as MKTKFLALYTILSAFIVNPIFSQDELYNTNSVREIRIYFQESNWDHILDSLHLNVGEDGRLLGNISIDGNMLNGVGVRYKGFSSWGVNQEKTPFNIDLEYTINNQNYKGYTKLKLGNVIEDPSFVREVLSYEMIRKYMPASLTGYANVYVNDTLIGLYTNVEAVDKNFLDKHFNSQNNSFFKGAPETLNYSTFEDNADLNYHGTDTAAYKPYYKLESDNSETSWLDLVRLINILNNDTINLDTILNVDRALWMHAINYTLVNLDSYIGYSQNYYLYMDDNGRFNPIPWDFNMSFGSFRETDGINASITLDDTKSLNPLSMIVYSHSTKRPLIVNLIQNSTYKRMYLAHMRTIINENLRNNLYYTRGQELQNMIDGNVQNDPNKFYGYQFFHSNLDTTAKLSSSHKIIGLKELINARIAYLDTFPGFQGAPVISDITEPDYPIQGNDTWITAKVSGGNEVLLGYRFKTNGIFKKIHMYDDGNHHDGNAGDGVFGTSFILSGTTVQYYIYAQNDSAGIFSPERAEYEFYNIQPKLRPGDIVFNEIMTQNSSFSNITDQDGEHDAWIEIFNTTGEKQNLKNLYLSDEDWNLTKWAFPDTSIDKNSFLIIWADNDNSQNGLHTNFSLPENNRKLFLSYGNNQLIDTVRYGVQEDDNTYGRYPNGYGPFVFMQPTFAKHNYVGTTPPVSDFLLYPNPATSSIYMDIPNPEDYHSYSIYNSIGQKIISGDFNFEASPLSSAKYKIDVSDLNKGIYIIKASTTYKSVFKKFVIK; from the coding sequence GTGAAAACAAAATTCCTAGCGCTTTATACTATTTTATCGGCTTTTATTGTTAACCCAATATTTTCCCAGGACGAACTATATAATACAAATAGCGTAAGAGAAATTCGCATATATTTCCAGGAAAGCAACTGGGACCATATACTGGATAGTTTACATCTTAATGTTGGTGAAGATGGACGTTTGCTTGGAAACATTTCTATTGACGGAAATATGTTGAATGGTGTAGGTGTTCGCTATAAGGGTTTCAGTTCATGGGGTGTAAACCAAGAAAAAACTCCTTTCAATATTGATCTTGAATATACCATCAATAATCAAAATTATAAGGGTTACACTAAACTGAAACTTGGCAATGTAATAGAAGACCCGTCATTTGTCAGAGAAGTGCTTTCTTATGAAATGATAAGAAAATATATGCCAGCATCGCTTACCGGTTATGCAAACGTTTATGTTAATGATACATTGATTGGTTTATATACCAATGTAGAAGCCGTTGATAAAAATTTTCTCGACAAACATTTTAATTCTCAAAATAATAGTTTTTTTAAGGGCGCTCCTGAAACTTTAAATTATTCAACTTTTGAGGATAACGCTGACCTTAATTATCATGGAACAGATACAGCAGCTTATAAACCATATTATAAACTTGAATCGGATAATTCGGAAACAAGTTGGCTCGACCTGGTAAGATTGATTAATATCTTAAATAACGATACCATAAATCTGGATACTATATTAAATGTTGACAGAGCATTATGGATGCATGCGATAAATTACACTTTAGTTAACCTTGATAGTTATATAGGATATTCTCAGAATTATTATTTGTACATGGATGATAACGGCAGATTCAATCCTATTCCCTGGGATTTTAATATGTCGTTTGGAAGTTTTAGAGAAACAGATGGTATAAATGCAAGTATCACTTTAGATGATACAAAATCATTGAATCCTTTAAGCATGATTGTTTATTCACATTCAACAAAACGCCCTTTAATAGTTAACCTTATTCAAAATTCCACTTATAAAAGAATGTATTTGGCACACATGCGCACTATCATCAATGAAAATTTAAGAAATAACTTATACTATACACGGGGACAGGAATTACAAAATATGATTGATGGCAATGTACAAAATGATCCTAATAAATTTTATGGATATCAATTTTTTCACTCTAACCTTGATACTACAGCAAAGCTAAGTAGCTCCCATAAAATTATAGGACTAAAAGAATTAATAAATGCCCGCATAGCATACCTTGATACATTCCCCGGTTTCCAAGGCGCTCCAGTAATTAGTGATATTACCGAACCTGATTATCCCATTCAAGGTAATGATACATGGATTACAGCAAAAGTATCGGGAGGAAATGAAGTTCTTCTTGGATATCGTTTTAAAACAAATGGTATCTTTAAAAAAATTCATATGTACGACGACGGCAACCATCATGATGGAAATGCAGGCGATGGAGTTTTTGGAACCAGTTTTATTTTGTCAGGAACTACCGTTCAGTATTACATTTACGCACAAAACGACAGTGCCGGAATTTTTTCGCCCGAAAGAGCCGAATATGAATTTTACAATATTCAACCAAAACTAAGACCCGGCGACATTGTATTCAATGAAATAATGACTCAGAACTCTTCTTTCTCTAACATTACCGATCAGGATGGTGAGCACGATGCATGGATAGAAATTTTTAATACTACAGGCGAGAAACAAAATTTAAAAAATTTATATTTATCCGATGAAGACTGGAACCTTACTAAATGGGCTTTTCCAGATACATCAATTGATAAAAATAGTTTCCTGATTATTTGGGCTGATAATGATAATTCTCAAAACGGGTTACATACTAATTTTTCTCTACCTGAAAATAACCGAAAACTTTTTTTATCATATGGTAATAATCAATTAATAGATACAGTAAGATACGGAGTACAAGAAGATGATAATACTTATGGTCGTTATCCAAATGGGTATGGTCCTTTTGTATTTATGCAACCCACTTTTGCAAAACATAATTATGTAGGCACAACTCCTCCTGTATCGGATTTTCTGCTATATCCTAATCCTGCTACAAGCAGTATTTATATGGATATACCCAATCCTGAAGATTACCATTCCTATTCGATTTATAATTCCATAGGTCAAAAAATAATCTCCGGTGATTTTAATTTTGAAGCATCACCTCTTTCTTCAGCAAAATATAAGATTGATGTCTCTGATTTAAATAAAGGAATATATATAATAAAAGCTTCTACAACTTATAAATCTGTTTTTAAAAAATTTGTAATTAAATAA
- a CDS encoding aryl-sulfate sulfotransferase, translating to MKKHFLLTIFAVCFWAIPGIFAQQQESYTFCANSSYTYLLDTNATTSSSYYQRFNTGTTSYCAHFYHDTIYTTSGSGSAAGGYGSVKKYAWTGNNTVSSTWTYTVSGAHHDICPMPNGNVLIIVDETINLSTYGGSSTSVSSPIIKEIKPTGTTTGTVVWEWHLKNHLCQTTSSSNTYATYVTDVKQHPELFYVGCTTNGGVTSDWFHANGIDYNPTLDQIVWCSHIKNEIYVIDHSTTTAQAATHAGGNSGKGGDFLYRWGSPENYGCTTDGNGVSLSIIHDARWVPATNSVWPNYISVFHNGGCKSGKGCVLHLPTYSTTDPYNYTYTAGSVVGPTTAVTPTTKSFDVQNQGGCMALDNGNVLITSPNSAFYETRNSSTPLQSITVGTIQSDRLKKVEVFGPWFLTASIPSVTHCANSAISLTFTKKDAPVVTSPTYTYSWSSSPSTATFSSTTAQNPTVTPTAAGNYTFTVTVTMTGTFNSTTITTTTTASVTAVVDACTDVQENPIKGTELNLFPNPTTGTINLNDEFTEDNNFEVFVYNSYGEIIIQEKNSKLLDLSAYSNGIYYITVKSENKNIVNKKIVIMK from the coding sequence ATGAAAAAACATTTTTTACTAACTATTTTTGCAGTGTGTTTCTGGGCAATACCGGGAATTTTTGCACAACAACAGGAATCATATACTTTTTGTGCCAACAGCAGTTATACTTATTTGCTTGATACTAATGCCACTACTTCTTCAAGCTATTACCAGCGATTTAATACAGGCACTACTTCATATTGTGCTCATTTTTATCATGACACAATATATACCACATCCGGCAGCGGCAGTGCAGCAGGTGGATATGGCTCAGTAAAAAAATACGCATGGACAGGAAACAACACAGTTTCTAGTACCTGGACATATACTGTAAGTGGCGCTCACCATGATATCTGCCCTATGCCTAATGGTAACGTATTGATAATTGTTGATGAAACCATAAATCTTTCAACTTATGGCGGTTCAAGCACAAGTGTAAGTTCTCCTATAATTAAAGAAATAAAACCTACCGGTACTACTACAGGAACTGTTGTTTGGGAATGGCACCTGAAAAATCATCTTTGTCAAACAACATCTTCTTCCAATACTTATGCTACTTACGTAACCGATGTTAAACAACATCCTGAATTATTTTATGTAGGCTGCACAACCAATGGAGGTGTAACATCTGACTGGTTCCATGCAAATGGTATTGATTATAATCCAACTCTTGATCAGATTGTATGGTGCTCCCATATTAAAAATGAAATTTATGTAATTGACCATAGTACTACTACGGCACAGGCAGCCACACATGCCGGAGGTAATTCAGGAAAAGGTGGCGATTTCCTTTACAGATGGGGCAGCCCTGAAAATTACGGATGCACTACTGATGGTAATGGTGTTTCACTTAGTATTATACATGATGCACGCTGGGTTCCGGCAACAAATTCTGTTTGGCCTAATTATATCAGTGTTTTTCATAATGGCGGATGTAAAAGTGGAAAAGGATGTGTTTTACATTTACCAACTTATTCTACAACTGATCCGTATAATTATACGTACACTGCAGGTTCTGTGGTAGGTCCTACTACAGCTGTTACTCCAACAACTAAATCGTTTGATGTACAAAATCAAGGCGGTTGTATGGCTTTGGATAATGGAAATGTTTTAATTACAAGCCCTAATTCGGCTTTTTATGAAACCAGAAATAGTTCAACACCGTTGCAAAGTATTACAGTTGGCACAATACAATCTGACCGGCTTAAAAAAGTTGAGGTATTTGGTCCATGGTTTTTAACGGCAAGCATCCCATCCGTTACACATTGTGCAAATAGCGCAATATCATTAACTTTTACAAAAAAAGATGCACCTGTTGTTACCAGCCCTACTTACACTTATTCCTGGTCTTCCTCGCCATCTACTGCAACATTTTCATCAACTACTGCACAAAACCCAACTGTTACTCCTACGGCTGCCGGAAATTATACTTTTACAGTTACGGTAACAATGACAGGAACATTTAATTCCACAACAATTACTACCACAACTACAGCTTCGGTTACAGCAGTTGTTGATGCATGTACTGATGTTCAAGAAAATCCAATAAAAGGAACAGAATTAAATTTATTCCCAAATCCAACAACCGGTACAATAAATTTGAATGATGAATTTACTGAAGATAATAATTTTGAAGTATTCGTTTATAATTCTTATGGCGAAATAATCATACAGGAAAAAAATTCAAAACTATTAGATCTATCAGCATATTCAAATGGTATTTATTATATTACCGTAAAATCTGAAAATAAAAATATAGTTAATAAGAAAATAGTTATAATGAAATAA
- a CDS encoding two-component regulator propeller domain-containing protein, whose translation MKKFYFATLCIIMFGAVNLNAQKALFTNYTTSNSQLPNDKVSAVAVDANDNIWAATDGGVVKFDGATNWTIYNMSNSGFPNDYIISIAVDKNNNIWAGTDGDGVLFYNQTANTWTTYNASNTSNGLCDNAIYYIAANNDGYIWFGSHGNGASKLKLSDMTWTTYKTELPQNDMSNPASIFHIYVDASNYTWFSTDYGLSYYNNTTFTTIDTTGSIGNSNTTFAIDGNNNRWAGVPVKGVDKLNSSNVFVANYDKDNGLDDAGVTDIKFDSQGNLWIAQFTSYGPSVVVGGITKFDVTDGSGVTYSETQGLNSEFVNRIAIDSDDNIWLATDGGLSKYPNSGDGINENYSNNFLDIYPNPAQDYLNINGNINSGVVEISDIAGRSVLSQSIYSSVKINIANLVDGIYFIKITEDGKTYNGKFIKE comes from the coding sequence ATGAAAAAATTTTACTTTGCAACATTATGCATAATAATGTTTGGAGCTGTAAACTTAAATGCTCAAAAAGCATTATTCACAAATTACACCACTAGCAATAGTCAGTTGCCTAATGATAAGGTAAGTGCTGTTGCTGTTGACGCCAACGATAACATATGGGCTGCAACTGACGGAGGTGTAGTAAAATTTGATGGAGCAACCAACTGGACCATTTATAACATGAGCAATAGCGGATTTCCAAATGATTATATCATTAGCATTGCTGTTGATAAGAATAATAATATCTGGGCCGGAACTGATGGTGATGGAGTATTATTTTATAATCAAACTGCAAATACCTGGACCACATACAATGCATCAAATACGTCTAATGGACTTTGCGATAACGCTATTTATTATATTGCCGCTAACAATGATGGTTATATATGGTTTGGTTCACATGGTAACGGTGCATCAAAGTTAAAATTAAGCGACATGACATGGACCACTTATAAAACAGAATTACCTCAAAACGATATGAGCAACCCTGCATCAATCTTTCATATATATGTTGATGCTTCAAATTATACATGGTTTTCGACTGATTATGGGTTATCATATTACAATAATACTACATTTACTACAATAGATACTACTGGGTCAATAGGTAATTCTAATACCACTTTTGCTATTGACGGAAATAACAACAGATGGGCTGGTGTTCCTGTAAAAGGTGTTGATAAATTAAACTCATCAAATGTATTTGTTGCAAACTATGATAAAGACAACGGCTTAGACGATGCCGGTGTTACTGATATTAAATTTGATTCACAAGGAAACTTATGGATAGCACAGTTTACATCATATGGACCATCAGTAGTAGTTGGAGGTATAACAAAATTTGATGTTACAGATGGAAGTGGAGTTACCTATTCTGAAACCCAGGGTTTAAATAGCGAATTTGTAAACAGGATTGCTATTGACAGTGATGATAATATCTGGCTTGCTACCGACGGAGGACTATCAAAATACCCAAATTCTGGTGATGGCATAAATGAAAATTACAGCAACAATTTTCTTGATATTTATCCTAATCCTGCCCAAGATTATCTGAATATTAATGGCAATATAAATTCAGGTGTTGTAGAAATATCAGATATTGCAGGACGTAGCGTGCTAAGTCAATCTATTTATTCATCTGTAAAAATTAATATTGCAAATCTTGTTGATGGAATTTATTTCATTAAAATAACTGAAGATGGAAAAACTTACAACGGAAAATTTATAAAAGAATAA
- a CDS encoding DUF2490 domain-containing protein, with product MKKIIVYIFFLLSGSGLFAQVNDARLWASVNIEKKITSSFSFTISEEIRMNENISEVGSFFTDAGFRYKINKLIRISANYRFTNNRQLDNSYSQRHRYYFDLSLRKKIKPVTFTFRTRFQSQYTDINCSPDWQVPEYYTRNKLTMDFDLDKKYSPFISAEAYTPLFSGNGLYIDNVRYCAGFDYQFNRAHEIELFYMLQKEYNVNNPQNDYIVGIGYYFTF from the coding sequence GTGAAGAAAATAATTGTTTATATATTTTTCCTGCTTTCAGGTTCAGGGCTGTTTGCACAAGTGAACGATGCCAGGTTATGGGCGTCTGTCAATATTGAGAAAAAGATTACCTCTTCTTTTTCATTCACCATTTCTGAAGAAATTAGAATGAACGAAAATATTTCTGAAGTGGGCTCATTCTTTACTGATGCCGGATTCAGGTATAAAATAAATAAACTGATACGCATATCGGCTAATTACCGCTTTACTAATAATCGCCAATTAGACAACTCATACAGCCAGCGTCATCGTTATTATTTCGACCTATCTTTACGAAAAAAAATAAAACCTGTAACTTTCACTTTCCGTACACGTTTTCAATCGCAGTATACGGATATTAATTGCAGCCCTGATTGGCAAGTTCCCGAATATTATACACGTAATAAGTTAACCATGGATTTCGACCTTGATAAAAAATATTCTCCTTTTATTTCAGCCGAAGCATATACACCTTTATTTTCAGGAAATGGATTATATATCGACAATGTACGTTATTGTGCCGGATTCGATTACCAGTTCAATCGCGCACACGAAATAGAATTATTCTATATGCTTCAAAAAGAATATAATGTCAACAATCCGCAGAATGACTATATTGTAGGCATTGGTTATTATTTTACCTTCTGA